In Erigeron canadensis isolate Cc75 chromosome 8, C_canadensis_v1, whole genome shotgun sequence, the DNA window TGTTGCCTTAGATGCAactaggggtgtaaacgagtcAAACATACTTGTGAGCATATGAATTAGATTTAAAAAAGCTTGTTACGAGTCGAGCCTAGACGATGAGCCAAGTTCAAGCTTAACTATTgacttgtttatttatttagccCGAGCTCGAGCTTCGAATATATAACTCGAATAAGTTTGCGAGCCTAAacgagttttttttaatataatataataatacattaaaacatattctAAATACCTTTTTGACCCCATATTTACATTCCCATTTCGATTGACGAAATGACAGTTtacttaaattcaattttccCTTATTCAggtctaattttcaaaaattattagaTTAAATATTCTTTCTCTCCCACGGTGTCGTCATCTCGTCTCTTCCCTTCCCACGTTTAACGGAGAAAACTAACAAAATTTAACGACCAGGATTGTTGGCAACGAGAATGAAAAACCATGAGACTGTTTGCAATGGAAAAATACACATGAGGCGAAATGCGAATACCAACCATCACATAGACCATTTGTGAAATTTCCTCTattttttatgtgatttttcatttataatataaatcgTACTGTAATATTTAGCGGTATCTAAATTCTTGACCATTTCACTTTTATTTCATTGACACTCCATtcttgggtttttttttgtaagggataaaaaaataaaggataagAAAACTAGTGTTCTTGTATTCTTGAATTTTTTCCTAAAAGAAAAGGAAGTGAAGAGAAGGATTACTTAGGGCTTTTTCTTCCAAAATCCTTTTGGCTAGATTTGGATGGAAAAATTATATCCTCTCCTTAGTTGACCTTACTTCACCATCATCGTCATTCATCCACCTCTTTATAATCCAATTCATTTATTAGGAGTGATCGTGATTTATAAAGAGGTCAACTTATGACTACACATTATTTTTacattctttttgtttttgaaaggtGGATTGCTCCCGTGatagttaaatacttaaatatcATGTATGGAGTTAAAATATCTTGTatagttaaataaagacatgagGATGTTATAAAACTATGTTACAATTACATAGATTAATtttatgaatattaaaaaataatataaaataaataaaaggtctGTACAAAATAACGAAACATTGGcatatacaacatatatattggAGTTTGTATTTGATGAAAAACGAAAAgataataaattttgtaaattaatattaaaagtaaaattgaaaTACAAATTTTGAGTCATAATGAAAATAACAAGTGATAATTAGGCTAAAAATCTAGTCTAATAACTAACTTCTctatcacaaattcacaatccATATAAATTAACATTAcgctatgttcttgagtttttttaaagaaGGAAAGGAAAGAATATGAAGGATTGTAAAAGGagttgtgttcttgagttgATTTTAGTGatggaaaagaaatgaaatgagagGATTTGAAATGATAGtttagttgattttgtttaaaatattttcttccCACATTTGGGGTGATTTGAAAGGAAGAAACTTTCATCTCCaatcttttatcttcttttatAAACTAAACTTGAGAACATAGTGTAGATGATTTAAAGGGATTCATATCCCAACTAGGCTTTTTTGGTATCTAGACCACAtatactatttgcagcgattgcAAATAGTGCGAGCCTCTCTGTCTGTAATGAcaaatctaacaaaaaaataGCGGGCCCCCTGTtagtaatcgctgcaaatagttggatatggacaaaaacaccactatttgcagcgatagtctggtttaattaaaaaaaaatggtctattaaattaataaaggaAATATCTAAATATTGATGAAGGTTTTAcgttataaccaaattttattgtTCGTAATAGGAAATATCAACTAGTTAAGTACTAGTTAACTACATATTTATCTATTGCTTACTAGTCctcatcttttatttaatactaAACAGTCCTCTAAGTTTTGTATGTATACACATATAGACCttcaataaaatataaacacatGTTTTCTGTAAAAAAATCCctatttctttttctctctttttgcTTTGGGGAAGAAAACATTATACtaaatcatatcatatatcaaaCCCTCATTTCCGCCATTTTCGGACCCCACAATTCCTCTAAACCCCTTCTTCTCCCCTTTCTCTCACTCTCTGTgacaatatataaattataataatgcCAGCCTCTTcttcaggtatatatatatacatacatatctctacttttatatctatatatatttatacacacaATTTTCAGATTAACCTTATATTTAAGTTCAATTTCGGTTCTAATTGCAATTAATTTATGTAATTTCGATTCAATTTTATAGAAACACGAAACAGGTGGCGAAAACGTAAGCGCGGCGGCGGAAGCGGAGGCGAACAATCACGAAAACCTAGACCGAAACCGACGCGTCGTGTCGAAGACGACGATGAGGATTACGAACAAGAAGAAGACGAAGATGTTGAATTGGATCAACAACAGAATGAATTCGATAACGATTCGCCGGATCCGGTCGCCGGAGCATTCACCGgagctggtggtggtggtgttgtggTTGCCGGAGCTGGTGGTGGAGAGAAGGAGGTTGAGGCGGATGCGGCGGTGCGGGTTTCGATGTTTCCAAATGTGGTGAAGCAGAAGGTGAACCAGGTTCACGAGTCGGTGGTTCGGGTTGTGGAGAGGGAGAGAGCGTGTAGGAGCGGCGATAGTAGTAGTGTCGGTGTTGGAGGGATGTTGTTGGAGAATGTTTCGTATGGGCAGATGCAGGCGGTTTCTGCTTTGCCTAAGGATGCGCCGGTTTTGACTGGTGGAGAGGAAGGGTCTTATGTGATTACACCGCCTCCGATTATGGAAGGACGTGGCGTCGTTAAGAGATATTGGTCGAATCGTGTTCATGTTGTACCAATGCACGCAGGTATACTGTTTTATCTTTGTGTAATTACTCTGCAATGCATTTGtcagttatattatatttagttaTAGAATTATATACACATTGTATTGTATTCGTTTGTATATGTGTAGTGGattgtataatgtattttgatATTGTGGTGTGGGTTTTGGTGGATGCAAGTAGATTGGTTTTCACCAACGACGGTAAACAGGTTAGAGAGACAAGCTGTGCCACATTTTTTCTCGGGGAAGTCAATGGAGCATACTCCAGAAAAGTATATGGATTGTCGTAACCGAATTGTTGCTAAATACATGGAAAATCCAGCAAAGAGGTTGTCTGTTTCTGACTGTCATGAATTTTTAGTTGGGGTTGATGCTGATGATGTAACTCGGGTTGTACGTTTTCTTGAAAATTGGGGTGTCATTAATTATTGTGCTGCTCCACCGACTGTTCATGAACCTAGAAATGAGGGCTCATGTCTGACGGAGGATGCAAAAGGAGAGTTACGTGTGCCAGCAACTGCTTTGCGATCTATTGATAGCTTAATCCAATTTGATAGGCCTAGTTGTAGGCTAAAAGCATCAGATATATATCCAGAATTGGCCGTTGATAGTGAAGAAAAGTCTGATTTGGACAGCAGAATACGAGAGGTATTATCCGAAAACCGGTGTAATCACTGCTCTAAATCTCTTGGCATTGCGTACTATCAGTCTCTCAAAGAGGTATTTACCAATCACTTGTATATTTTCTCTTTCTTagcatttctatttttttttccttgaaaaTTATCAACCCTTATATTTCTGTGGTTGACAATGTATAGTTAAGTGAATTAATAACTACTGGGTAACTATTTGATCTTAAGAGAATTGTGAAGTTGAATTATTGATGACATAAGACTGGTTGAAAAACTTACAAACTGCAAAGCATTTTTGATTGCTGAGCGTTGACAATGTCTTTGACCAATAGAATGCCTTTGATGTTCATTGACCAAAAAGATCCCcattattatatacattttttttgtccTTTTGTTTGCAAGTCACTTCATGATGTCATACGATACCAATTGATATAATCATAAAACAAAGCAATATCATTCaataattaatattagtatGTAGTAGGGAACATTAACTGAGTATATATGATCTAGGAAAGcgttatgttaatttatgtggTATCTGCCTAGAGTACTTATCTTGGAAATGTGGCTTTATCTCTCGATATAAGCGTATCTTTTTTCCATTAAATTTGATCATTGCTATTCTTTTCTGATTACGAGTTTACGACATTATTTCTTTGTATCATGTGGGCTCTATCAGAACATTTTTGTTGCTTATAAGTCTGAAATGCATCTGTTTGTTTATGCTCCAAGTTTTGTCTGATTCTGCTTTTTACTTTCATGACGCTTCATTCTGATACAACTGTCTTTGGTAGATGGAGACAGTTTTATGCTTGAATTGCTTCGGCGAGGGGGCATTTGTTGCTGGTCATTCAAGTTTGGATTTTATAAAAGTGGATTCTAGCAAGTATTATGGAGATCTTGAAGCAGACAGCTGGACCAACCAAGAGACGTTATTGTTGCTGGAAGCTTTGGAACTTTTTAATGAGAATTGGACTGAGATTGCTGAGCACGTTGGCACAAAGTCAAAAGCTCAATGTATTCTCCATTTTGTACGCCTCTCAATAGACGAGATTCCTCTGGAAAAAATTGAAGTTCCGGCTGCTTCAAACATGCCCAATGGTAATGGATGTGGAAAGCCACAATCATATGCAAATGGGAAAGGTATGTCTACAGCTCTCAATCTCTTTATTTTTTCCAAGTGGCAGGCTGGTTAAAGAATTTCGCTTATACCCGCAACATTAATATAGCCTCTATTATTGAAGACCTTGAAATCGAAGATAAATTGCCGTTTGAAAAATCTGGAAATCCAGTAATGTCTCAAGTGAGTTGCCTTTTGTTAAAGctctataatatattttgaaatacattgaattatatttacattccatgatgataataaataattaaaataaatacctATTCTCTCATGTGTTTacttttatttggttttttagGTTGCCTTTTTGGCATCTGCAGTAGGCCCCAGAGTGGCTGCTGCCTGTGCACATGCATCTTTAGCTGCATTATCTGAGAATGATCATCAAGGTGCTTCTGAAAATGCAGATGGGTCTGTTTCTGAGAATAGgtaatttttagttatttgcGATCGGTGGCTTTCTATTTTCTTGGGTAAACTATGTTACTCTTTTGATGCTGtacttataaaattaaaaggtccatgtgaaagCTTTGCAC includes these proteins:
- the LOC122578422 gene encoding SWI/SNF complex subunit SWI3C isoform X1, yielding MPASSSETRNRWRKRKRGGGSGGEQSRKPRPKPTRRVEDDDEDYEQEEDEDVELDQQQNEFDNDSPDPVAGAFTGAGGGGVVVAGAGGGEKEVEADAAVRVSMFPNVVKQKVNQVHESVVRVVERERACRSGDSSSVGVGGMLLENVSYGQMQAVSALPKDAPVLTGGEEGSYVITPPPIMEGRGVVKRYWSNRVHVVPMHADWFSPTTVNRLERQAVPHFFSGKSMEHTPEKYMDCRNRIVAKYMENPAKRLSVSDCHEFLVGVDADDVTRVVRFLENWGVINYCAAPPTVHEPRNEGSCLTEDAKGELRVPATALRSIDSLIQFDRPSCRLKASDIYPELAVDSEEKSDLDSRIREVLSENRCNHCSKSLGIAYYQSLKEMETVLCLNCFGEGAFVAGHSSLDFIKVDSSKYYGDLEADSWTNQETLLLLEALELFNENWTEIAEHVGTKSKAQCILHFVRLSIDEIPLEKIEVPAASNMPNGNGCGKPQSYANGKASIIEDLEIEDKLPFEKSGNPVMSQVAFLASAVGPRVAAACAHASLAALSENDHQGASENADGSVSENRMNSENMNGRDVRNPIQPKDENSGGNATPISFEKMRNAVRVGLSAAATKAKLFADHEEREIQRLSANIINHQLKRLELKLKQFAEVESLLIKECEQLERGRQRVSTERGLMLSSQFGATRPTGLPGVGSSMVNNSPGPSRPPGSNQQPFISGFPSNQPMHPQMTQQSMFGLGPRLPLSAINPSSSSASHPMLRPVSGSRSGFE
- the LOC122578422 gene encoding SWI/SNF complex subunit SWI3C isoform X2, which codes for MPASSSETRNRWRKRKRGGGSGGEQSRKPRPKPTRRVEDDDEDYEQEEDEDVELDQQQNEFDNDSPDPVAGAFTGAGGGGVVVAGAGGGEKEVEADAAVRVSMFPNVVKQKVNQVHESVVRVVERERACRSGDSSSVGVGGMLLENVSYGQMQAVSALPKDAPVLTGGEEGSYVITPPPIMEGRGVVKRYWSNRVHVVPMHADWFSPTTVNRLERQAVPHFFSGKSMEHTPEKYMDCRNRIVAKYMENPAKRLSVSDCHEFLVGVDADDVTRVVRFLENWGVINYCAAPPTVHEPRNEGSCLTEDAKGELRVPATALRSIDSLIQFDRPSCRLKASDIYPELAVDSEEKSDLDSRIREVLSENRCNHCSKSLGIAYYQSLKEMETVLCLNCFGEGAFVAGHSSLDFIKVDSSKYYGDLEADSWTNQETLLLLEALELFNENWTEIAEHVGTKSKAQCILHFVRLSIDEIPLEKIEVPAASNMPNGNGCGKPQSYANGKDLEIEDKLPFEKSGNPVMSQVAFLASAVGPRVAAACAHASLAALSENDHQGASENADGSVSENRMNSENMNGRDVRNPIQPKDENSGGNATPISFEKMRNAVRVGLSAAATKAKLFADHEEREIQRLSANIINHQLKRLELKLKQFAEVESLLIKECEQLERGRQRVSTERGLMLSSQFGATRPTGLPGVGSSMVNNSPGPSRPPGSNQQPFISGFPSNQPMHPQMTQQSMFGLGPRLPLSAINPSSSSASHPMLRPVSGSRSGFE